The Haemorhous mexicanus isolate bHaeMex1 chromosome 34, bHaeMex1.pri, whole genome shotgun sequence genome includes the window ACCCCACTTtggggctcagcccctcacTTTGGGGGTGTGTACCCCTCACTCCGGGGGTCCGTACCCCACTTTGGGGGTGTGTACCCCTCACTCCGGGGGTCCGTACCCCACTCTGGGGGTGTGTTCCCCTCACCCCGGGGGTCCGTACCCCACTTTGGGGGTGTGTACCCCTCACTCCGGGGGTCTGTACCCCACTTTGGGGGTGTGTACTCCTCACCCCGGGGGTCCATACCCCACTCTGGGGGTCTGTTCCCCTCACCCCGGGGGTCCGTACCCCACTTTGGGGGTGTGTACCCCTCACCCCGGGGGTCCGTACCCCACTTTGGGGGTCTGTACCCCTCACTCCGGGGGTCCGTACCCCACTTTGGGGGTGTGTACCCCTCACCCCGGGGGTCCGTACCCCACTTTAGGGGGTCCATACCCCACTTTGGGGCTCAGCCCCCCACTCTGGGGGTGTGTACCCCTCACTCCGGGGGTCCGTACCCCACTCTGGGGGTCCGTACCCCTCACCCCGGGGGTCCGTACCCCACTCCGGGGGTCCGCACCCCTCACCCCGGGGGTCCCGCCCCCAGGGCGCCGGCGGAACGTGAACTGCCTGCGGCACGCGGTGCTGTGGTACGAGGACCACGGGCAGCGCTGCCCGTACGAGCCGCGGCTGGCGGAGCTGGAGCCCTCGGTGGGGCTCTTCACCACGGCCGTGTGGCAGTGCGAGCGCGGGCACCGCTACTTCCAGGACCTGCACTCGCCCCTGCGCCCGCCCAGCGACTCCGAGGGGGACGacggtggggagggggctgggggtcgGGGGGTGCGGGGGGTGTGGggggtgtggggtttggggtctgggaggtctggggtctggggtttggggtctggtgTGCATGGGGTGtggggagtttggggtctggggggcgCAGGGTTTGGGGAgtctgggggctgtggggggcaggggcttggggtctggggggtttggggtgtggggggCGCAGGGTTTGGGGAGTCTGGGGAGTcttggggggtctggggagtgtgggggctgtggggtttggagtgAGGGGAGTCTGGGGGATCTGGGGGACATgaggtttggggtctggggggtttggggtgttgaGGATGTGGGGtctggggtgtttggggggtttggggtttggggggtctggggggtttGGTGTGCGGGGGCGTTGGAGTGcgtgggatttgggatgtggggTCTGGTGGTTGTGTGGGGCTTGGGTGGTATGTGGGGTTTGAGTGGtgtgtgggatttggggtctgggggttgtGTGGGGCTTGGGTAGTGTGTGGGGTTTGAGTGGtgtgtgggatttggggtctggggggtttggggtctgggggttttggaGGTGTCTGGGGACAGCCCGAGTtctttttggggcattttgagTCTcgaggggatttttgggtggtcCCTGAGATTTTTAGGGTCTGGAGGGGGGTTTCCTCCCCTTGACTCTCGGGCtcccccccgcagcccccggctcttcctcctcctcctcctcctcctcgggggGGTGCAGCTCGGGCTCTGAGGCAGCTCCGGTTCCGGGGGGGGGTCCCGCGGtgcccgccgccccccccgggggtcccgccgcccccgccggggGTCCGGCCCCCCCCCCCGAGGCGCTGGAGGCGGTGGTCTGcgtgcccctgcccctgcccgtGCCGCGgggggggccgggcgggggcggcccccccaccctgctgcagggccccccCCTCCTGATCCTGGCCGGGCCCGGCTGCGAGGCCCTGGGGGGGCTCCAGCTCGGCCTGGGCGGGGCCCAGGTGCTGCTCGAGGGGGGCGGCGCCTTCCCCGCCCCACCTGAGGAGCCACACCTGGCCAAGACAGGTgaggggggggctggggggaaatgggggaggggttggggggatttagaatggggggggggtgggggatgAGTGGGGTTGGGGAAGGGTTGGGGTCAggagtggggatttggggttagaaatgggagatttggggtcaggaatgGGGGATTGGGGTCAGGAGTGGGGGATTGGAGAAGATTTTGGGTCAGGAATTGGGGGGATTGGGTCAGGAATGGGGGAAGATTTGGGGCCAGGAGTTTGGGGGGGGCTGGGATGCGTCtggggggtctcgggggtctCAGCAGCCCCGCTGATggcagaggaggatgaggaggaccCGGTGctgaggctgaagcaggaggagctgcccccACCCCCCGCCGAGCCCCCCCCTCCGGAGCCCCCCCGGGagcccccccgggacccctccccagccgaGGAGCCCGAGGGGTCGACGATCATCTACGAGATCCCCAAAGAGCCAGAAAGGTCGGGGGGCCCTGGGGGGCCTTGGGGGGTTTAGGGGGTcatttgggggggtttagggggtccctgggggtccctgggggggttagggggtccctgggggggcCCAGGTTACCTGAGTGTGTGCAGGAGGGGGGAGCacctgggaggttttggggtgaggggctgttttatttggggggatttgggagttatggggaggtttttggggaggggtcgttctggggggggcagggggctcaggtGGGCTGCTCTGGTACCTGTCCCCCAcctttttgggggggggggctcacagcaggctctgcaggccCCGGCGGAGCCGACGGGGccgcgccccctccccagaccccgAGGACCCCCCCCGAGCCCCTGAGCTGCCCCTACAGCACCTGTGCACAGGAGTTCAGCAccctcagcagcttccaggtGCCTGGAGCGGGGGGCACgccccctcacctgtcccacattccccctcacctgtcccgGACCACCCCTCACCTCCCTGGTgccccccagagccacctgagCCAGGTGCACTGCAGGGCCCggagccaggtgtgcccccagcccGGCTGCGGGAAGAGCTTTCACCTGGCCAAGCACCTGCGGCGCCACATGGGCGTGCACTCAGGTgagcccccaggtgtgcccccaaaccccccccccctttGAAtgctccccaaatccccctccctCCACGGCAGGAGGTTTCACCTGTGGCCACCTCTCAGGTGAGCCCCCCCCATTCCCCGcgtgcccccccaggtgtgcgGGAGTTCACCTGTGACACCTGCAGCAAATCCTTCAAGCGCAAGAACCACCTGGAGGTGCACAGGAGGACACACACCGGGGAGACCCCCCTGCAGTGAGTGGGGGGGGTCCCGCCATGGACTGAGACCCCCCCGGAGGGCGAGGAGGGGTCCCCGGGCACACCTGACGCCCACCTTGCCCCCCCAGGTGCGAGGTGTGCGGGTACCGGTGCCGCCAGCGcgcctccctcacctggcacATGCGGAGACACGGGGGGCTCCAGGGTCACCCCGAGCCCCGCGGCACCTAGGGACCCCCCgactcacctgggacccccccgaCTCACCTGGGCCCCCCTGGACTCACCTGGGCCCCCCTGGACTCACCTGGGCCCCCCTTGGGCTCGCCTGGGGCCCCCCTGGACTCACCTGGACCCCCCGatgttcctgcagctgcacctggaAGTGAAGAGGAACcacctgggggggtcctgagccCCTCCCCGGGACACCCCCAGCACCTGAGGGTCCCCTCTGGACTGTCCCGtccccccccaggtgaccctgtgCCCCCCTCTcaccttttatttatttccttattgTCGCTTGtcacccccctggggacacctgggggtttggggggggggggtctggggggcactggggggggcacagacccctccccaaccccccgggaccccccccgggaccccccccagtcCATTAAAATCGGGACTTTtcgtgctgctgcttctctgggggggctcgggggtcCCGCAGGGTTTGGGGAGGTCCCGCAGGGCTTGGCGGGTCCCTCGCaggtgccccctccccatttcGGGGGGCGTCGCCCCCCGGGCGAGCCGCGCTCGAGCTCGGCGCTGTCCCCGGTGCTGAagcggcggcggccgctccGCGACCTTCAtcaccctcctcttcctccgcgtccctcctcctcctccttcccccccaccctccctgcgcttcctcctcctcctcctcctcctccattccctctttctccctcttctccatccctccccgtccttcctcctcctcctccccccgtGGGCGGGGCcttgggggtctcggggggctTCGGGCCCTGGAGGGGGGGGAGGGCGgttctttttttgggggggggccGGGCTGACCCACCtcttttgggggggggggaacggTCGGACCCACCTCTTTAGGGGGGGGCGGACTGACCcacctttttttggggggggggggcgcggACGGAACCATCTCGGgaggggggggtggggtgggggggcgGTTTTTTGGggggccccgccccgcgcccgcccaAGGACGTTTAAAGGACCGACGGGGCCGCCGCTCGCAGCgcccggtgccgccgccgcgacccccggagccccccccCCGGCCTCCCCCCGGGCCCCCCGAGCCCTCGGGGCCGTGCGgggcccccccccccccccccggcgACACGATGGTGACGGTAGGAacggggtggggagggggattgCGGGGATCCCCCCCTCCCTGATCTTCCatccccccccatccccctccccCAATTCCCACCCCCCTCTCCTCTcggtgtccccccccccccgccgtGAGCGTGTCACACGCTCGGCTGGGGACACGGCGTCACACGCGGGTGGCACCTGCGGGGACACGCGCGTGCAAGGGAGGGGCgcggacccctccccaaaccgcGGCCGTtttgggctggggggggggggcacacGGCACACGTGTGTGGCTGTCCCCGCGTGTCGCTGTCCCCACGCCCCCCGGGGCCGTGGCTGGTGGCCCCGGGTGTCCCCATCGCCCGGTGACAAAGGGCCATTGTCACCCGCCCCGCGCtattggggagggggggaaggggCGGGGGCGCTGCCGCACAATGGGGGGATTGTCCCCCCCGTGGCCCCACCCGGGTGTCACTGTCCCCCGTGCCACGTCCCCGCCtcccgctgtccctgtccccgcagcGCCGTCCCCATGTCCCGGCGCCGTCCCCACGATGCCGCCGTCCCCCCGCCGTGGCCATGCCCGCTCTGTCGCCGTCCCCCGGCGGTCCCTGTCCCCGCGGTGACCCCCTGTGAcgccccctgtccccccagcagATCCTGAGCACGGTGGAGGCCCAGGCTCCCAGCGCCGCGGGGCCGTCGGGCTGCGGccccgtccccgtccctgtccccgtggtgGCCGTGCCAGGCCCGGGGgtggcggcggcgctgcccaACGGGGCCCCCCCGGGTCCCCCCCCCGTGGCCGACGACAGCAAAACCAACCTGATCGTCAACTACCTGCCGCAGTCCAtgagccaggaggagctgcgGAGCCTCTTCGGCAGCCTCGGCGACATCGAGTCCTGCAAGCTCGTCAGGGACAAGGTCACCGGTACGGGCGGGGACCGGGCACGGCGACACGGGGACACTGcgggggacagggcagggggacacggggacatgggacaggggatggggacaggggacagggcagagagacagggggacatggggcagggacagggcacagggacagggcatggggacatggggacggggcagggggacacagggacagggcagagagacagggggacatggggcagggacagggcacagggacagggcatggggacatggggacggggcagggggacacagggacagggcatggggacacggggacatggggcagggacagggcacagggacagggcatggggacatggggacggggcagggggacacagggacacagcattgggggacagggcagggagagggcacagggacaggacacagggcagggacagggcatggggacacggggataTGAGGTGTGGGAGATGGGACACGGTGACATGGGCAGTGGGACAAGGGATGCAGGACACGGAGAAATGGGACACGGTGACATGGGAAGGCAGAAGGGACATGGGgacctgtggggacagggatagTCGGTGACAATGGGAGCAGGGACAATTTGGTGTCCCCTCACTACCCCATgaccctggtgtccctgtccccatgaccccagtgtccctgtccccacgggTTTGaccctgagtgccacatccatggggacacagggcacacagGCATCACGGGGACAGCGAGGCTGGCGGGGTGGCCGTGGatctggggacaggggtgggggtGGCTCGGGgagcacaggggacagtgccaccccggTGACAGTGACACGGTGTCCCAGGACAAAGCCTGGGCTACGGCTTTGTCAACTACGTGGAGGCCGGTGACGCCGACAGGGCCATCGGGGCCCTCAACGGCCTCAAGCTGCAGACCAAGACCATCAaggtgccctggggacatggggggtcacctgggggggctctggggagggggaggcacctggggggcacctggggggctTTTGGGGAGGAGGGCCACACCTGGGATCCTTCAGGGGGGCCCTTTGTGGTGGAGGGGGCACTCGTGGGGCGCGGAAGGCCTGGGTGGGCGGTGCCCGTGTCCCCTGGGCGTCCCGAGggctcacctgtccccccaggtgtcctaCGCCCGGCCCAGCTCCGCCTCCATCCGCGATGCCAACCTGTACGTGAGCGGCCTGCCCAAGGCCATGGGGCAGAAGGAGATGGAGCAGCTCTTCTCCCAGTACGGCCGCATCATCACCTCCCGCATCCTCGTGGACCAGGTCACAGGTGAGGCCTGCAGGGCCCAGGTGTGCTCGGAGCGCACCTGGGAGGGTGGggcatccctgggctggggggggtcctgggggaggtGGGACACTCCTGGGGGGTGGGacatccctgggctggggggggtcctggaggagGTGGGACACTCCTGGGGGGTGGGacatccctgggctggggggtcctgggggtcctggaggaGGTGGGACACTCCTGGGGGGTGGggcatccctgggctggggggtcctgggggaggtGGGACCCTCCTAGGAGCTCCTGGTGGTGGGACATCCTgggaatgggggttcagggggattttgggggttctggaGAGGTGGGGCTCCCCTTGGGGGGTTACCCAGCGATCCCTTTAGGGTCTGTGGGTGGGCGAGGCAGGAAGGGGGTTCGGGGGGGGCTGTCCCTGATCCCCTGTCACCTGCGCAGGTGTGTCCCGGGGGGTGGGCTTCATCCGCTTCGACAAGCGCGTGGAGGCCGAGGAGGCCGTGCGGGGGCTGCACGGGCAGAAGCCCCTCGGGGCCGCCGAGCCCATCACGGTCAAGTTCGCCAACAGCCCCGGGCAGAAATCGGGGGGGGCCCTGCTGAGCCTCTGCCCCGGAGCCCGGCGCTACGGGGCCCTGCACCCCCCCCCGCAGCGCTTCCGGTGAGGGATGGCGTGGGGagggggacacccccaggaatgggggttctggggggcttggggagcgtgggacacccctgggaatgggggtcAGGGGTCTTGAGGGGGCTGGGAGGTCCCTGGGAATGGGGTTCTGGGGGGTCAGAGGGGTGGGACACCGCCCGGAACAGAGGcactggggggtcctgggatgGTCCGGGGGCGGGGAACATAAACCCCAAGGATCCTGggagtgctcagagcaggggggggcacagggacacccctgtcACCAGGGCCACCCCCGATCACAGCCCCTCACTCCCCCCAGCCTCGACAACTTGCTGAACGTGGCCTATGGGGTGAAGAGGTAACGCcccccccccagatccccccaaacccccccagatccccccaaacCGCACCCTGGGGACCCTCCCCGGCTGAGGAGGGACCCCGGGAGCCCCGCGCTGACCCCGGGCCAGCCCGCTGTCGCTGCTGCCCAGGTTCTCCCCGCTGGCCATCGAGGCGGTGCCGGCGCTGGCCGGGGTGGGCCTGGGCACGCCCGGGCCGGGCTGGTGCATCTTCGTCTACAACCTGGCGCCCGAGGCGGACGAGAGCGTCCTGTGGCAGCTCTTCGGGCCCTTCGGCGCCGTCACCAACGTCAAGGTGATCCGCGACTTCGCCACCAACAAGTGCAAGGGCTTCGGCTTCGTCACCATGACCAACTACGAGGAGGCGGCCATGGCCATCGCCAGCCTCAACGGCTACCGCCTGGGCGAGCGCGTGCTCCAGGTGTCCTTCAAGACCACCAAGCAGCACAAGGCCTGAGGTGggtggggggctgcaggggtcTCCTGTGGGGGtgtggggaccccccccccgtGAGCGCCGTGGTGAAATTGGgatggagggtttggggacTTCCTCTGTGGGCACCATGGAACCCAACTGGAGACCTTGGGGACTTTCAAGGACCTTGAGGGACCCCCATGAGCACCATGGAGGAACCCAACTGGAGACCTTGGGGACCTTCAAGGACCTTGAGGGACCCCCATGAGCACCATGGAGGAACCCAACTGGAGACCTTGGGGACCTTCAGGGACCTTGAGGGACCCCCATGAACACCATGGAGAAACCCAACTGGAGACCTTGGGGACCTTCAGGGACCTTGAGGGACCTTCGGGGACCCCCATGAGCACCATGGAGACCACGGAGAAACCCAGCTAGAGACCTTGGGGACCTTCAGGGACCTTCAGGGACCCCCATGAGCACCATGGAGGAACCCAACTGGAGACCTTGGGGACCTTCAGGGACCTTGAGGGACCTTTGGGGACCCCCATGAGCACCATGGAGACCACGGAGAAACCCAGCTAGAGACCCTGGGGACGTCCAGGGACCTCCATGAGCACCATGGACACCATGGAGAAACCCAACTGGAGACCTTGGGGACCTTGAGGGACCCCTGTGAGCACCATGGAGATCATGGAGAAGCCCACATGAAGACCAGGAGACCTCAGGGTCCCCCCCATGAGCACCATGGAGACCATGGAGGAACCCAACTGGAGACCTTGGGGACCTTCAGGGACCTTCGGGGACCCCCATGAGCACCATGGAGATCATGGAGAAGCCCACATGAAGACCTGGAGACCTCAGGGTCCCCCCCATGAGCACCATGGAGAAACCCAGCTGGAGACCCTGGGGACCTTGAGGGACCTTCAGGCACCCCCGTGAGCACCATGGAGACCATGGAGAAACCCAACTCAGGTCCTGGGCACCCCCTGCATGGACACCAAGGACATCCTGGGTCTCCAGGAGATGGAGAAAAGCACCTGGAGACCTTGGAGACCGTGGGGACCCCCCCATGAGTGCCACAGACACCATGGagaccccctgagaccccctcCGTGG containing:
- the LOC132340927 gene encoding zinc finger protein 653-like is translated as GPYPTLGLSPPLWGCVPLTPGVRTPLWGSVPLTPGVRTPLRGSAPLTPGVPPPGRRRNVNCLRHAVLWYEDHGQRCPYEPRLAELEPSVGLFTTAVWQCERGHRYFQDLHSPLRPPSDSEGDDAPGSSSSSSSSSGGCSSGSEAAPVPGGGPAVPAAPPGGPAAPAGGPAPPPEALEAVVCVPLPLPVPRGGPGGGGPPTLLQGPPLLILAGPGCEALGGLQLGLGGAQVLLEGGGAFPAPPEEPHLAKTEEDEEDPVLRLKQEELPPPPAEPPPPEPPREPPRDPSPAEEPEGSTIIYEIPKEPERSGGSAGPGGADGAAPPPQTPRTPPEPLSCPYSTCAQEFSTLSSFQSHLSQVHCRARSQVCPQPGCGKSFHLAKHLRRHMGVHSGVREFTCDTCSKSFKRKNHLEVHRRTHTGETPLQCEVCGYRCRQRASLTWHMRRHGGLQGHPEPRGT
- the LOC132340865 gene encoding ELAV-like protein 3, with amino-acid sequence MVTRPLSPQQILSTVEAQAPSAAGPSGCGPVPVPVPVVAVPGPGVAAALPNGAPPGPPPVADDSKTNLIVNYLPQSMSQEELRSLFGSLGDIESCKLVRDKVTGQSLGYGFVNYVEAGDADRAIGALNGLKLQTKTIKVSYARPSSASIRDANLYVSGLPKAMGQKEMEQLFSQYGRIITSRILVDQVTGVSRGVGFIRFDKRVEAEEAVRGLHGQKPLGAAEPITVKFANSPGQKSGGALLSLCPGARRYGALHPPPQRFRLDNLLNVAYGVKSPLSLLPRFSPLAIEAVPALAGVGLGTPGPGWCIFVYNLAPEADESVLWQLFGPFGAVTNVKVIRDFATNKCKGFGFVTMTNYEEAAMAIASLNGYRLGERVLQVSFKTTKQHKA